The segment GGGTCGGCCGCTGCGACTCCATTCCCACATGTAGAAGGGGGTAGTGGTGGCTAGGGTTGACCAGGCAAGGGGATGAAGAAGGGTTTAAGGGCTCGATTGTTCGCCGCCCTCCTTCCCCCCCTTTTCCGGGGGCACGTGGGCTTGAGCGAACCCTGGCGGAAGAAACTCCTGGGAAGCTTGGCGGGGAAGGTTTTGGAGATCGGCCCGGGGACGGGGGTTAACCTGGCCTATCTGCCGGATGGCGTCCACTGGATTGGCCTCGAGCCCAATCCCTACTTCCACCCTCACCTCCGGCGGGCCCTGAGCCTCAGGGGGCTTCCCGGGGAGGTTCTTTGGGGCCAGGCGGAGGCCATCCCCCTGCCGGAAGAGAGCGTGGAGGCCGTGGTGGCCACCCTGGTCCTCTGCTCGGTGGCGGATCCCAGGCGGGCTTTGGCGGAGATCCGGAGGGTGCTGAAGCCCGGGGGGCGCTTCGTCTTCCTGGAGCACGTGGCCGCCCCCCGGGGCTCCCCCTGCGCCGGGCCCAGGACCTCCTCTGCCCCTTATGGGGGGTTTTGGGGGACGGCTGCCACCCCAACCGGGAAACCCTGGCCCTCATCCAGGAAGCTGGGTTTGCCCGGGTGGAGGCGGAGGCCTTCGCCCTGCCGCTTCCCCTGGTGGCCCCTCATGTGGCCGGGGCGGCCTGGAAGGCTAAGGCGCCCTAAGGCGGAAGGTGGTGAGGCAGGTGGGGCTATTCCGGAAGGTGGTGATGGGGCCCGTGGCCAGCAGATCCCCCCGGCGGACCTCGAGGGTGTAGCGGCGGTTCCGGGGCAACCAGAGCTCAAAGAACCCGTCCTTCCCCGATCTGACCCGGGTCTTGAGCACCTCCTTCTCCCCCTCCAGCACCCGAACCTCCAAGACCTCCTCCTGCAGTTCCCCGGTGCAGCTGGAAAAGTAGTGGACCTGGCAGGGGTGGGTCCGGCTCACGTAGGGGGCCACCGCCAGGAGGAAGCGGTCCTTGAGGGCCACCTGGGCCTTGCGGCCATCCGGGAACTCGAAGAAGAAGGCCTCGGGGGTTACGTAGCTCACCACCCTTTGCCCTTCCTCCCGCCACCGCTTGGCCAGGGCCAGGGTCTCCTCAGGCCCCAGGCCTTTGAGGGCCTCGGGGCTAGGAGCCTGGGCCAGGCCTAAAGCCACGCCAAGGGCAAGCGCCAGAAGCTTCTTCATGGCTCCCACCCTAAGCCTTTCCCGTTAAGCCTGTGTAAAGGGGCAGGGTGAAGCGGAAAACGCTTCCCCGGCCCAGCTGGCTTTCCACCCAGATCCTTCCCCCCATCGCTTCCACCAGGCTCTTGGCGATGGTGAGGCCCACTCCGGTTCCCCCGTCCTGACGGCTGCGGGAAGGGTCTATGCGGTAGAAGCGCTCAAAGATGCGGGGAAGGTGTTCCTCGGGAATGCCGGGCCCGGTGTCCTCCACGCTGAAGACCACTGCCTGGCCTGTCCTTTCCGCTCCAAGCCTCACCCTTCCTCCCTCTGGGGTGTGGCGAAGGGCGTTGGAAAGCAGGTTGGCGAGCACCTGGAGGGTCCGTTCCGCATCGGCCCAGACCCGGGGGAAAAAGGAGGGGGCCGCCACTTCCAGGGCCACTCCCTTGGCCTGGAAGGCGGGGCGGAAGCGTTCCGCCGCCTGTTCCAGGAGGCCTTTGGGATCCAGGGGCTCGGGGTGAAGCTCCACAGCCCCCGATTCCACCTGGGAAACCAGGGAGAGATCCCGGATCAGCCGGCTCATGGCCCGCACTTCCTGCTGGATCCTTTCCGCTGCTTTTTCGGGCTCCATGACCCCGTCCGCCAGGGCCTCGGCGTAGGCTTGCAGGGCCGACAGCGGAGTCCTGAGTTCGTGGGCCACGGTGCCGATGAGCCCCACCCGGCTTTGTTCCACCCGTTCCAGGGCTTCGGCCAGGCGGTTGAAGTGAAGGGCCACCTCGCCGAGCTCGTCCCGTTCCAGGGAGGGAAGGCGCACCCGGTACTCCCCCTGGGCCATGCGGCGGCTTCCCTCGGCCAGAAGCCTGGCGGTGCGGGAGAAGCGCAGGCTGGCGAAGGAGGCGGAGAGGGCGGCCCCGGCCACGGAGAGGGGAAGGGCGGCGAGGAGGGCGGTGGTGAGGGTGGAGCGGAGGCCTTCCTCGAGGTCCCGCCTTAAGGCCTCGCCCATCATGAGTCCGCCCATCATGGATAGGGCGTGGTACATGCGTTCCACATGCCCCCGGTAGAAGGAGGGGGCCAGGGTCTCCGCCAGCAGGAAGAAGAGGAACAGGGCCAGGAGGGCCACCAGAAGGTGGCTGAGGAAGAGCTTAGCGAAGAGGCGCATCGCCTTCCCGGAAGCGGTACCCCACCCCCCGTACCGTTTCGATGAACCGGGGGTTTTCCGGATCGTCCATGAGCCTCTTTCTTAGGGCGACGATGTGCACGTCCACCACCCGGTCTATGCCCGGGAAGTCCGGTCCCCACACCTTTTCCAAGAGCCTTTCCCGGGTGAAGACCATGCCCGGGTGCTGGGCCAGGGTGAGGAGGAGGTCAAACTCCAGCTGGGAAAGGGGAAGGGGTTTGCCCTCCAGGTAGGCCTGCCGCTCCTTGGGAAGAAGGCGCAAGGGGCCATAGCTGAGTTCCTCCTTGAGGCCGGCCCGCCTTAGGAGGGCCTTGACCCGGGCCACCACCTCCTTGGGGCTGAAGGGCTTGACCACGTAGTCGTCGGCCCCTAGCTCCAGCCCCTTAACCCTTTCCTCCTCCTCCCCCCTGGCGGTCAGCATGAGGATGGGAAGCTCGGGCCTTTCCCGGCGCACCTCCTCCAGGACCTTGAAGCCGTCCAGCTTGGGCAGCATGAGGTCCAGGATAACGAGATCGGCCCGGGGAAAAAGCTCCAGGGCCTTTTCCCCATCCTTGGCCTCCAACACCTCAAACCCAGCCCCCCTCAGGTAGGCCCCCAAGACCTCGAGGAGGGCTGGGTCGTCGTCCACCAGGAGGACCCTCATGAGAGGTCGCGTTTCATGCGCTCGAAGGTTTCCCTGTCGATCTCCCCCCGGGCGTACCGCTCTTTTAGGATATCCAGGGCCTTGTCCCGTCTTTCCGGCACCAGGCTCCGGACCAGCCAGTAGACGAAGAGGCCCAGGAGGACGAACCAGAGAAGCCCGAAAAGGGGCCCCCACCAACCCATGTACCCCCAGTTGCCGCACCACCACATACCCATCACCTCCCGTTTCACCTTAGCCGGAGCCGGTTAAGCTCCGGTTAAGCTTTTCGGTGGGAATCTCCTCAGCCTCAAGGAGTTGGTGAGCACGAAGAGGCTGGAGAGGCTCATGGCCCCGGCCGCCAGCATGGGGTTCAGAAGAAGCCCGGTGAAGGGGTAAAGCGCCCCGGCCGCCACGGGGATGAGGAGGAGGTTGTAGGCGTAAGCCCAGAAGAAGTTGAGGTAGATGGTCCTTAGGGTGCGCCGGGAGAGGAGGATGGCGTGCACCAACCCCTCCAGGCTCGGCGAAAGCAGGATCACATCCCCGGCCTCCACCGCGATGTCCGTGCCCGTGGCCAGGGGGATGCCCACGTCGGCTTGAGCCAAGGCGGCGGCGTCGTTGATGCCGTCCCCCACGAAGATCACCTTCCGCCCCTGGGCCTGGAGTTGCCGTATGGCCTCCACCTTACCCTCAGGGCGTACCCCGGCCAGCACCTCCTCTATGCCCAAGGCTTCGGCCACCTGCCTGGCCGGGATGGGATGGTCCCCGGTGAGGAGGACGGGCTTGAGGCCCAGGGCCTTTAAAGCGGCCACCACCCTTGGCGCCTCCGGCCTCGGGGGGTCAAAGACCCCGAAGGCGGCCCAAAGCCTCTCCCCATCCGCCAGGTAAAGGGGAGTGTAGCCCTTTTGGGAAAGCTCCTGGGCCTCTTGGGGAAGGGGCACCCCAAGCCGCTCCATGAGGGCTGGACCCCCCAGGTAAAGCCTTCTCCCCTCCACCACTCCCTCGAGGCCTTCCCCGGGCAGGGCCCGCACCCCTTCGGCCTCAGGCAGGCTGAGATCCCTGGCTGCCTCCAGAACCGCCTTGGCGATGGGGTGTTCGCTTCCCCTTTCCAAGGCAGCGGCAAGCTTCAGGGCCTCCTTCTTTCCCAGGCCAAAGGGCAGGACCTCGGTGAGGGTAGGGTGCCCCCGGGTGAGGGTTCCCGTCTTGTCCAAGACCACGGTGTCCGCGCGGGCCAGGGCCTCGAGGGCCGTCCCCTTGCGGAAGAGGAGGCCTAACTGGGCTGCCCTCCCCGTGGCCACGGCGATGGCCGCCGGGGTGGCCAGGCCCATGGCGCAGGGGCAGGCGATAAGGAGCACGGAAAGAAGGGCCACGAAGGCGTAGGAGAGGCCAGGCCCCAAAAGGAGCCAGAGGCCGAAGGTGAAAAGGCCGATGAGGAGCACGATGGGCACAAAGATGCTGGCGATGCGGTCCGCCACCTCCTGCACCCGGGGTTTGTATCCCTGGGCTTCCTCCACCAGGCGGGCCATCTGGGCTAGGACCGTGGCTTCCCCCACCCGGCTTACCCGGATGAGGAGGGGGCCTTCCCCGTTCACCGTTCCCCCCACCACCTCATCCCCGGGCTTCTTGGCCTTGGGGATGGGCTCCCCGGTGAGCATGGCCTCGTCCACATGGCTCTGGCCCTCCAGCACCACCCCGTCCACGGGGATGCGCTCCCCAGGAAGCACCCGCACCCGGTCCCCGGGAATGAGGGCCTCGGCGGGGATCTCCTTTTCCTCTCCCCCCTGGACCACTCGGGCGGTCTTGGGCCTCAAGGAGAGGAGCTTGCGGATGGCCTCCGAGGCCTTCCCCTTGGCTTTTTCCTCCAGGTGCTTGCCCAAAAGGATCAGGGCCAGGATCACCGCCCCCGCCTCGAGGTAGAGATGGCGGCCCTCCTCGGGGAAAAGGGCGGGAAAGAGCAGGACCAAAAAGGAGTAAAGGTAAGCGCTTCCTGCCCCTAGGGCCACCAGGGTGCTCATGCCCAGAGAACGGTGCCGGATCTCCGCCAGGGCCTGGCGGAAGAAGCGCCGGCCGGCGTAGAGGACGGGGAGGGCGGTGAGGGCCTGGAGAAGGGGAGGGAAGTGGGGAAGGGGAAGAAGCATAGGTCCCATGGCCAGGAGAAGGGTGAGGAAGGCAAAGGGCAGGGCGATGAGGAGGTCCGTGGGGTAAGCGGGGGCCCGTTTTTCCTCCTGGGCTACCTCCAGGGGCTCGTAGCCCGCCTCCCGGATGGCCTGGCGCAGGCGGGGGAGGGTCACGGTGTCCGGAAGGTACTCCACAAAAGCCTTCTCCGTGGCCAGGTTTACCTGGGCAGAAAGCACGCCGGGAAGCTTTTTCAAGGCCCTTTCCACCCGGGTCACGCAGGCGGCGCAGGTCATGCCCTTTACCGGTATCTCCGCCTTGGCCACCACGGGCTCGTAGCCGGCTTCCTCCACCTGCTTCAGGACCTCTTTGAGGTCTATGCCTTCCTGGAGGCGCAAAAAGGCTTCCTCGGTGGTGAGGTTGACCCGGGCTTCCTCCACCCCGGGGGCGCGCTTGAGCGCCCTTTCCACTCGCACCACGCACGAGGCACAGGTCATGCCTTTTACCCCTACCTTCACTTCCAATGCCATAGCTTCCCCCCTAGCGGAAACCCGTTGCTTTCCACGGGCTGGTGCGTCCTTGGGCCTCTGCCCCGCCCTGGACCGGGTGGGATTAACGGTACTTCAGGGCCTCCATCAGCTCCTCCACGATTTCCTCCACGTCCCCCCGCTCATGGGCGGTGGCCACGTGGTCCCGGAGGTGGGCCCTTAGGACCATCTCCCCCACCCGGTCCAGGGCACCTTCCACCGCCTTAAGCTGCTTCAGCACGTCCACGCAGTACACGTGGGGATCCTCCAGCATGCGCAGGATGCCCTCGAGGTGGCCCTTGGCGGAGAGGAGGCGCCTTTGGGTCTCCTCCCGCACCTTGGGGTCCAGGTGAAGGGGGTGGCGGGGCACAAGGCCTCCTTAGCCCGCCAGGGCGGCCCGGTAGCCTTCCTCTTCCACGGCCCGGATCAGGGCCTCGAGGTCCGCCTGGCCCTCCACCAGGGCCTCGGCCCGTTCCAGGCTCACCTCGGCCTTCTCCACCCCAGGCACCTTCATGAGGGCCTTCTTGACCGCCATCACGCAGTGGTTGCAGGTCATGCCTTCTACCTTGAGCTTCAGCATCCCTTACCTCCCCCCACCCCTGGTGGGGTGGGTACTTTCACCCTAGCGCTTCTTCCGCCTGCCGTCAAGGATAAAGGCCCCAAGTCTTCCTTGGGGCCTGGTGGATGGGGTGGAGGTTTAGAGGTCCAGAAGGATGGTATCCCCCTCCAGCCTGGCGGGGAAGACCTTCACCGGTTTGGGAGCGGGGAGGGTTTGCCGGCCCGTCCTCAGGTCGAAGCGGGCCCCGTGCCGGGGGCAGACGATCTGGCCGTCTTCCACCTCCCCCTCGTGGAGGGGGCCGTCGTCGTGGGTGCAGATGTCCTCCAGGGCGAAGACCTCCTCCCCGGTGTAGAGGAGGAGGATGGGCTTCCGGTGCTCGGGCCTTTTGACGACCAGCCTGCCATTTTCCAGATCGCTCAGCTTGGCCACCGGGGTCCACATGGCCTTTAGATTCTAACCTTTTCCTCTATTACCGCCTCGAGGTGGGCCCTTAAGGCCTTGAGAGGAATGCGGCTCAAGACGTCCGCCAGGTGGGCCTTGACCAAAAGCTCCTGGGCCAGGGTGCGGGGCAGGCCCCGAGACTGCAGGTAGAAGAGCTGCATCTCGTCCACGGGGGCGGTGGTGCTTCCGTGGGTGCAGCGCACGTCGTTGGCCCCGATCTCCAGCTGGGGGATGGAGTCCACCCGGGCGGTGGGGGAGAGGATGAGGTTGCGGTTGGCCTGGTAGGCGTCGGTCTTCTGGGCTCCCCGCTCCAGCCGGATGAGGCCGGAAAAGACCGCCCGGGCCTCGTCCTTCACCGCTCCCTTGTAGAGGAGGTCCGAACGGGTGTGGTGCTCCACGTGGTGCTGCAGGGTGTAATGGTCGAAGTGCTGGAGGCCGTGGCCGAAGTAAAGCCCCAGCATCTCGCTTTCCGCTCCCGGGCCCAAGAGCTCCGAGGCCACCTCGCTCCGGGCGTAGCGCCCGCCCAGGTTCACCACCAGGTCGTTTAAGGCGGCATCCCGCTCCAAAAGGGCCCGCTGGCGGTGGAAGTGCCACACCCCCTTGCCGAAGGTCTGCACGTGGGCGTGGCGGAGCCGGGCTCCAGGCCGCAAGACCATCTCCGTGGCGGAGAGGTGCAGGGTAGGGGGGAGGTCTAAGGAGAGGTACTCCTCGATGTAGGCGGCCTTGGCGTTGTCCTCCAAGAAGATGAGGCTCCGGCCCGCTGAGGCCTTGCCCCCTTCCAGCACCTTGAAGACCCCCAGGGGCTTTTCCACCTCCAGCCCTGCGGGCACGTAGAGGAAGGCCCCGTGGGTGAAGAAGGCGGCGTTTTCCGCGGCGAACTTGTCCTCCACGTAGACCCCCCGGAAGAGGGTGGCCTCCACCTTGCTGGGGTGGGTTTTCAGGGCCTCGGCCAGGCTGGTAAAGACCAGGCCCTTGGCGGAAAGCTCCTCCGGCACCTCGGCGTAAACCAGATCCGGGCCCACGAAGACCAGGAAGCCGGAAACGTCGGTCTTCTCCAGGCGGCGCTTCACCGGTTCGGGAAGCCCGTCCCGGGAGAGGCTAAGCCCCTTGGGGGCCTCCACTTCCTGCTCCAGGGGAGCCTCGGAGAGGTCCGTGTAGCGCCAGGCCTCGTCCTTCTTGCTGGGATAGGGGAGGCGGGCGAAGGCCTCGAGGGCTTTTAGCCTTTTCTCCAGCACCCAGGCGGGCTCGCTCAAGGCCCGGGAGATGGCTTCCACCTGCGTTTTGTCCAGTACCTGCATGAATCCTCCTAGCGCAAAGGTTAAGACCCTTGACGGAAGCCCTTAGCCTACGGAGCCCTCCATTTCCAGCTCGATGAGCCGGTTCAGCTCCACCGCATACTCCAGGGGCAGTTCCTTGGCAATGGGTTCGATGAAGCCCCGCACGATGAGGGCTGCGGCCTCGTCCTCCTTGAGGCCCCGGCTCTGCAGGTAGAAGATCTGCTCGTCGTTGATCTTGGACACCGTGGCCTCGTGGCCCACGTGGGCGGTGTCCTCCTCGATCTCGATGTAGGGGTAGGTGTCGGTGCGGCTCTCCGGGTCGATGAGAAGGGCGTCGCACTCCACGTTGGCCTTGGCTCCCCTGGCCCCTTCCAGCACCTTCACCAGGCCCCGGTAACTGGCCCGACCCTCCCCTTTGGAGATGCTCTTGGAAACGATGGTCCCCGAGGTGTGGGGGGCTCCCAGGATGATCTTGGCTCCGGTGTCCTGGTGTTGGCCGGTCTTGGCGAAGGCGATGGAGAGGATCTCCGTGCGGGCCCCGGGCTCCAGGAGGTAGCTGGAGGGGTACTTCATGGTGACCTTGGAGCCCAGGTTGCCGTCCAGCCACTCGTGGAAGGCATCCCCGTAGACCAGGGCCCGTTGGGTCACCAGGTTGTACATGTTGGTGGACCAGTTCTGGATGGTGGTGTAGCGGCTCCGGGCTCCCCGCTTCACCACGATCTCGATGACCCCGGTGTGCAGGCTTTCCGTGGAGTACATGGGGGCGGTGCAGCCCTCAATGTAGTGCACCTCGGCCCCCTCGTCCACGATGATCAGGGTGCGCTCAAACTGGCCGAACTCGGGGGTGTTGACCCGGAAGTAGGCCTGCAGGGGAAGCTCCACCTTCACCCCCGGGGGGATGTAGACAAAGGAGCCCCCGGACCAGGCGGCGGAGTTCAGGGCGGCGAACTTGTTGTCCTCTGGGGGGACCACCTTGGCGAAGTACTCCTTGAAGAGGTCCTCGTACTTCTTCATCCCCTCCTCGATGGCCACGAAGATGACCCCCTGCCGCTCCAGCTCCTCCTTCACCCGGTGGTAGACCATCTCCGAGTCGTACTGGGCCCCCACCCCGGCCAGCACCTTGCGCTCGGCCTCGGGGATGCCCAGGCGCTCGTAGGTCCGGCGGATCTCCTCGGGGATCTCCTCCCAGCTCTTGGCGTCCCGGGTTTCCGCGGGCTTCACGTAGTAGACCAGGTTGTCCAGGTCCAGGCCCGAGAGGTCCGGGCCCCAGGTGGGCATGGGCTTCTTCTGGAAGATCTCCAGAGCCCGCAGGCGGAACCGCAGCATCCACTCGGGCTCCCCCTTGTGGTAGCTGATGGCCTCGATCACCCTCCGGGTGAGGCCCCGCTCGGCCACAAAGACCGGCTTGACCTCGTCCACGAAGTGGTACTTGTACTCTTCGCCCAGGGTCTTCAGGTCCACCTCGCTCATGCTTCCTCCTTCACCCTTTCCCGGAGCCACTCGTAACCCTTGGCCTCCAGCTCCAAGGCCAGCTCGGGGCCGCCCTCCGCCACCACGCGCCCGTCCATCATCACGTGCACCCGGTCGGGGACGATGTAGTTCAGAAGGCGCTGGTAGTGGGTGATGACCAGGGCGCCGAAGCCAGGCCCTCGCATGGCGTTCACCCCCCGGGCCACTACCTTGAGGGCGTCGATATCCAGGCCGGAGTCGGTCTCGTCCAAGACGGCGTAGGTGGGTTCCAACACCAGAAGCTGCAGGATCTCGTTGCGCTTCTTCTCCCCGCCGGAGAAGCCCTCGTTGAGGTAGCGGGAGAGGTAGCCCTCGTCCCAGTCCAGAAGCTCCAGGGCCCGCTTCACCTTAGCCCAGAACTCCGCCACCCCCACCTCCCGGCCAAGCCTCGCCTGCAGGGCCAAGCGCAGGAAGTTGGCGATGGTGACCCCCGGCACCTCCACGGGGTACTGGAAGGCCAGGAAGAGGCCCTTCCTCGCCCGCTCGTCCGGGGAGAGATCCAGGATGCTTTCCCCGTCCAGGAGAATATCCCCCCGTTCCACCGTGTACTCGGGGTCCCCGGCCAGGATCTTACCCAGGGTGCTCTTCCCGGCCCCGTTGGGGCCCATGAGGGCGTGCACCTGGCCCTTGGGGACCACCAGGTTCACACCCTTAAGGATGGTCTCGCCGTCAATGGAAGCCCAGAGGTCGCGGATTTCCAGCTGGTTCATCGTTCTGCCTCCTGATGCCGGGTCGGGTTCTTACTGCGACCCATTCGCAGCAAGAGTATAACCCCTCCACCCCCTAAAGTATAGTGATTTAGTCGGGATTTGCCAGGTGGAAGCCCAGGGCCTCGGGGAGGGCCAGGGGAGTGGAGGGAAGGCGCCTTTGCAGCTCGGGGCAGAAGCGGCCCAAAGCCCGGCCCAGCTGGAAGCGGAAGGGCTTGGGGAGAAGGCTTTTCCTCATCTCCGAAAGCTTTTGCCAGGCGGCCTCCTTCTCCCCCAGGCCCAGCAGGGCCAGCACCTCCACCGCCCGGGCCTGGGCTAAAAGGCCGGGGTCCTCCAGGGGAGGCAGGGCCACCACCTGGGCCAGGGCCTCCCCCAGGTTGCCCTCGCGGACCAGGGCTTCGGCGTAGCTCAGGCGGGCCTGGGCCCTGAGGTAGGGGTTTTCCACATCCAAAAGGGGCTTCAGGAGGGCCTTTCCCTCGGCGGGGGAAAGGAGGAGGGCCAGGAGGCTTGCGGTGTCCAGCCTTAGGGCGGTGTAGCGATCCGTGGCCTCCCAGGGGATTTGCTCCAGGAGGTCCTCGAGGAGACGCTGGGCCGTGGGGGCGTGAAGCCCCCCCAGGAAGGGGGCCCGGTAGGGCTGCCCTGCCTCCAAAAGGAGGTAGGTGGCCCCCAGGCGGAAGAGGGTGCGCAGATGGCGGTAGCGGGCTTCCTTGGGCCTCTCCTCCGTGGAGCGGAAGTAGGCCTCGGCGGGGACCAAAAGGTTTAGGGCGGCAAAGGGACGGCCGCGGGCCGCCTCGAGGATCCCGGCCTCGCTTTCCACCCGAGCCCGGGTGAAGGGGTCCTCCGCCTCGGAAAGGGCCTTCTCAATGGCCTTCCCTGCCTCCTCGTACAGGCCCAGGCGCCGGAGGAGGGTGGCGTAGCGGGCCCGCACCCGGGCCACCTCGTCCTTGGGGGCACCCCCCTCCTCCAGGGCCTTGAGGCCCTCCTCCATGCGCCCCTTGGCCTCCAGGCTTCCTAAGCGCATGAGGAGGTCCCCCATCTGGTAGCGGGCCCTCCCCAGGAGGAGGGGGTCATGGCCCACCCGGGAGAGGGCCTCTAGGGCCTCCCCATAGCGGCCCAGATCCTTGGCCACCAGGCCCCGCCACAGGTACACCCGGTCCTGCAGGAAGGGGGCCACGGGAAGCCCCTGCGCTTCCTCCACAAAGCGGGCCGCCTTCTCGTAATCCCCTTTCCAGCGCTCCACCGCCGCCATGACCAAAAGCCCCTCCGCCTGGGCGGTATCGTCCAGGAGCTTGAGGTCCTCCTTGGGGGGAGGAGTTCTTCCGCCTCCCGGTACAAGGCGGCGTCCGCCTTGGCCTCCGCCCCCTTGATGCGGGCCCAGGTGCGCAAGGAAGGGTTTTGCGCTTCTGAGAGCACCCTGAGGGCTTCCTCCGCCTCGGGGTGGGCGTACTGGCCCAAGACGGCCCGGTAGCGCACCACCACCGCCGCCAGGGCCTCGAGGTCCTGCCGGGGCCAGGCTTTGGCCTCCTCCCAAAGGCCGGGGAGGAGGGCTAGGCGGGCGGGATCTTCCTGGAGGAGAGCCAGGAGCACCCTGGTCTCCCCCGCCTTCCGGGCGTGGTAGAGCTTGCGGAAGAGGTTTTCCTTGGGAAAGAACTCCAGGGCGAGGCGGTGGAGTTCCTTGGGAGCCTCCTCGGGGAGAAGGCTTCGGAGGGAGGGGCGCACCAGGCCTTCCCCTACCCAGTCCAAAAGGGCCCGCTCGGCTTGGGAAAGCCTTTCCAGGGGCCTGCCCAGCGCCTTTTCCAGGAGTTCCAGGGGGAAGGCGGGGTCGGCTTCAGGGCTGAAGGCGGAGAGGGCCAGGACCAAGGGCCTCAAGGCGGGGTCGTCCTGGAGTGGGGTTTTGGGGTCGTGTTTGGCGGCTTCCAGGAGGACCAGGCGGGAAAGCTCCCCGAAGTTGCGCCCCGCCTGGTTCACCAGGGCCTCCAGCCTTTCCGGGGGCAGGTGGGGGAGCCTCTCCCGCACGAAGCGCCGGGCCTCCTCGCGGCTTGGGGGGAGAGGGGCTGGTAGGGCAGGGTGGGGGGCGGCTCGCTCAAAGCGGCCAGGTAGGGGATGCTGAGCCCCTTCAAAAAAGGCTCCAGCCAGGCGGCGAGGCCCTTGTGCGTGCCGTCCGGACCCCTTAAGGGAAGGCCCTCGATGGTTCCCTCCACCTCGGCCCGGAGGAGGAGGGGGCGGCCTTCCCGGTTCAGGGCCTTGGCCAGGAGGGTGAGCGCCTCTCCTTCCAAGGCCCCCTGCAGGATGTAGGGCTGGGTGGGGGAAAGCTGGGCCAAAAGCGCCCGCACCTCCTCCGCCACCCCTAGGGCTTCCGCCAGGGGGATGAGGGCCTGGGCCAGCTCCCCTCCCAGGTTGAGGAGAAAGGGCTCCTTGCCCGGCAGGGCGGAGAGGGCCCGGGAGAGGGCGGAGAGGAGGACGCCCTTGCCTGTGGCGGGCCCCCCCACCACCACCATCCGGGGGCGTCCCCCGCTTTCCAGCTCTTTGAGGAAGCGGCGGAAGATGCGGCGCTTGTCCCGGCCCAGGGCTTTCCGGGCGCTCTCTAGGAAAAGCTCCGCCGGCGGGGGCGGGGGGGTGAGCCCCGCTTCCCGGTAAAGGTCGGCGATGACCCCGTAAAGGCGCTCCTTCTCCTCGGGGCTTCCCAGATCCTTGTAGAGGATGTTGCGCACCGTGCCCGCACGCCCGCCCCGCTCGGCCATGAGGGCTTCCAGCCAGCGCAGCGAGCCCCGCTTGCCCCGGTGGTCCCGTCCCCGCAGGTGGGGCCGGAGGCCCTCCAGGTAGCGAAGCCAGGGTGTAGTGCCCTCAGACATATGCACTACACTATATCGCTTTGGTGTGGGATATGTCTACATAGAAAAAGCGGGGCAAATGGAAAACCGCCCCCGGTTTCCGGGGGCGGTAGGGGAAGAGGCTCAGTGCACGGGTTCGTTGAACTGGGCCTCCTCGGTGGAGCCCTTGAGGGCCAGGGTGGAGGCCTCCCCTTGGGTAAGGGCCAGGACCACCTCGTCGAAGTAGCCCGCCCCCACCTCCCGCTGGTGCTTCACCGCGGTGAAGCCCTGGGCCTGGGCCAGGAACTCCTTCTCTTGGAGC is part of the Thermus caldilimi genome and harbors:
- the sufB gene encoding Fe-S cluster assembly protein SufB gives rise to the protein MSEVDLKTLGEEYKYHFVDEVKPVFVAERGLTRRVIEAISYHKGEPEWMLRFRLRALEIFQKKPMPTWGPDLSGLDLDNLVYYVKPAETRDAKSWEEIPEEIRRTYERLGIPEAERKVLAGVGAQYDSEMVYHRVKEELERQGVIFVAIEEGMKKYEDLFKEYFAKVVPPEDNKFAALNSAAWSGGSFVYIPPGVKVELPLQAYFRVNTPEFGQFERTLIIVDEGAEVHYIEGCTAPMYSTESLHTGVIEIVVKRGARSRYTTIQNWSTNMYNLVTQRALVYGDAFHEWLDGNLGSKVTMKYPSSYLLEPGARTEILSIAFAKTGQHQDTGAKIILGAPHTSGTIVSKSISKGEGRASYRGLVKVLEGARGAKANVECDALLIDPESRTDTYPYIEIEEDTAHVGHEATVSKINDEQIFYLQSRGLKEDEAAALIVRGFIEPIAKELPLEYAVELNRLIELEMEGSVG
- the sufC gene encoding Fe-S cluster assembly ATPase SufC; the encoded protein is MNQLEIRDLWASIDGETILKGVNLVVPKGQVHALMGPNGAGKSTLGKILAGDPEYTVERGDILLDGESILDLSPDERARKGLFLAFQYPVEVPGVTIANFLRLALQARLGREVGVAEFWAKVKRALELLDWDEGYLSRYLNEGFSGGEKKRNEILQLLVLEPTYAVLDETDSGLDIDALKVVARGVNAMRGPGFGALVITHYQRLLNYIVPDRVHVMMDGRVVAEGGPELALELEAKGYEWLRERVKEEA